One stretch of Halobacillus litoralis DNA includes these proteins:
- a CDS encoding sporulation protein, which translates to MFKKLLASVGIGAAKVDTQLEKDQFIPGETVHGKVVIQGGDVEQSIDSIHIFLMTEAIREVDDKKVKEKVALQKYPIAGQEMIKEGETKEVPFSIQLPYHVPASHGRLPIWFETGLDIPMALDPEDRDPIKIAPHPYIDQVLQALESHLGFHLRKVEMEYSKRYGYVQEFEFAPGGEYRSYLDELETIFFLHEDRIDVMLEVDRRARGLGGLFAEALEMDESRAKVTFTDHELNGSLETVARKLKQTIDQYKK; encoded by the coding sequence AAAAAGACCAATTCATCCCAGGTGAAACCGTCCACGGTAAGGTGGTCATCCAGGGAGGAGACGTCGAACAATCCATCGACTCCATCCATATCTTCCTCATGACCGAGGCCATCCGTGAAGTGGATGATAAGAAAGTAAAAGAAAAAGTGGCTTTGCAAAAGTACCCGATTGCCGGTCAGGAGATGATCAAGGAAGGGGAAACGAAAGAGGTCCCATTCTCCATTCAGCTTCCTTATCATGTCCCTGCTTCGCACGGCAGACTTCCGATCTGGTTCGAAACCGGCCTCGACATTCCGATGGCTCTGGACCCTGAGGACCGCGATCCGATTAAAATCGCCCCACATCCATACATCGATCAGGTATTGCAGGCTTTAGAAAGCCATTTAGGTTTCCATTTAAGAAAAGTCGAAATGGAATACTCGAAGCGCTACGGATATGTACAGGAATTCGAATTCGCCCCTGGTGGAGAATACCGTTCCTATTTAGATGAACTGGAAACCATTTTCTTCCTACATGAAGACCGTATCGATGTCATGCTTGAAGTCGACCGCCGGGCGCGAGGACTCGGAGGGTTATTTGCCGAAGCTTTGGAAATGGATGAAAGCCGCGCGAAAGTGACGTTCACTGACCACGAGCTGAACGGTTCGTTGGAGACAGTAGCTCGTAAGTTGAAGCAGACAATTGATCAATATAAAAAATAA
- a CDS encoding YbaN family protein produces the protein MKQMVRVLLIVIGSISLVLGVLGIVLPLVPTTPFLLLTGACYVRSSDRLYNWLISNKWFGSYIKNYKAGRGIPVRAKVSLLIMIWFSFLFSAFFITSHPLLRAGFIFGGVFFTVLILWTKTYHPEREQS, from the coding sequence ATGAAACAAATGGTTAGAGTGTTATTAATCGTGATCGGAAGTATATCCCTTGTCCTGGGTGTGTTGGGGATTGTGCTTCCCCTTGTTCCAACGACCCCTTTTTTACTGTTGACGGGAGCTTGTTATGTGCGGAGTTCAGATCGTCTGTATAACTGGCTAATTTCGAATAAATGGTTCGGGTCTTATATTAAAAATTATAAGGCTGGCCGTGGAATTCCTGTTCGTGCAAAGGTATCGCTGCTCATCATGATTTGGTTTTCCTTCTTATTTTCAGCTTTCTTTATCACATCTCATCCGTTGTTGAGAGCTGGTTTCATCTTTGGTGGAGTCTTCTTTACAGTCCTCATTCTTTGGACGAAAACATACCACCCTGAAAGGGAACAGTCCTAA
- a CDS encoding DUF1456 family protein: MDNNDILIRLRYALDIKDQDMIEIFKLGGVDLTKEEVQKVLTKSEDSYDAEDDEVYEDEDHIKCTNSMLESFLNGFITFKRGPQPSKPGQSNKPDRSIKNYSSVNNVMLKKVKIALKLTNEDVMDIMDAADVKITKGELSGLLRKEGHKNYRQFGDQYARNFLKGLTIKYRG; the protein is encoded by the coding sequence ATGGATAATAACGATATACTGATTCGACTACGATACGCCCTCGACATTAAAGATCAAGATATGATTGAAATATTCAAGCTTGGCGGAGTAGACCTTACGAAAGAAGAAGTTCAAAAGGTCCTCACAAAGTCAGAGGATAGTTATGATGCGGAAGATGATGAAGTTTATGAAGATGAAGATCACATCAAATGCACCAACAGCATGCTGGAGTCCTTTTTGAATGGATTCATCACATTCAAGCGGGGGCCACAACCGTCTAAGCCTGGTCAATCGAATAAACCCGATCGTTCGATTAAGAATTACTCCAGTGTGAATAATGTCATGCTGAAAAAAGTAAAAATTGCCCTGAAACTGACGAACGAGGATGTCATGGATATCATGGATGCAGCGGACGTGAAAATCACTAAAGGGGAACTAAGTGGTTTACTAAGGAAAGAAGGGCATAAGAATTATAGACAGTTCGGCGATCAGTATGCCAGGAACTTCTTAAAAGGATTAACGATCAAATATAGAGGTTAA
- a CDS encoding alanyl-tRNA editing protein: MGWFFHTKAKEHGQSQSCYDILRNLEEERTMTRKLYYEDAYKMEFDSNVIKIDEDEHGLFVVLEETAFYPTGGGQPHDEGTLNGIVVFDVEEVAGEVRHYIADSLPTGTEIVHGRVDHDRRMDHMQQHCGQHIISAVFDDQFDMQTTSFHLGKDTVTIDLDTETLSGETLEKVEEQVNRIIRSNYPVETTWMSVEDAGKYPLRKPLAVQGDVRLVVIPEVDYNGCGGTHPHSTGEVMAAKFLGWTKNKKQVRLEFVCGNRVLQKLGQKHLVLTEMKRIVPKPEQQLVGEVGELIKASKEKDKKIAELEEQLLHYEAKEILSASKEQSVIQRVFNNRPIKTLQSLGKAIIEEAPEAYVILISEQEEQLQFVLARGDHIDRNMNHVAKQAMPLIEGKGGGKPNFVQGGGKRLIDGVAFAGQVQTLL, encoded by the coding sequence ATTGGGTGGTTTTTTCATACTAAAGCAAAGGAGCATGGTCAATCCCAATCATGTTACGATATCCTTAGGAATTTAGAGGAGGAACGTACAATGACAAGAAAGCTGTACTATGAAGATGCTTACAAGATGGAATTTGATTCAAATGTAATTAAAATAGATGAAGATGAACATGGCTTGTTTGTTGTGCTTGAAGAAACGGCCTTTTACCCAACAGGGGGCGGACAGCCGCACGACGAAGGGACCTTGAATGGAATTGTGGTGTTCGATGTTGAAGAAGTCGCAGGAGAGGTGCGCCATTACATAGCAGACAGCCTTCCCACTGGTACAGAAATCGTACATGGTAGGGTCGACCATGATCGACGGATGGACCACATGCAGCAGCACTGTGGTCAGCATATCATTTCCGCTGTCTTCGACGATCAATTCGATATGCAGACCACGAGCTTTCATTTAGGAAAAGATACGGTGACCATTGATTTGGATACGGAAACCCTGTCCGGCGAAACGCTGGAGAAAGTAGAAGAGCAGGTGAATCGAATCATCCGTTCCAACTATCCGGTTGAAACGACGTGGATGTCGGTGGAGGACGCAGGAAAGTATCCGCTTCGCAAACCACTCGCTGTTCAAGGTGATGTGCGCCTTGTCGTCATACCAGAGGTTGATTACAACGGCTGCGGTGGCACGCATCCTCACTCAACTGGGGAAGTCATGGCTGCCAAGTTTTTAGGGTGGACCAAAAACAAGAAGCAGGTGCGCTTAGAGTTCGTTTGCGGTAATCGGGTCTTGCAAAAGCTCGGTCAGAAGCATCTGGTGCTGACCGAAATGAAGCGGATTGTTCCGAAGCCGGAACAACAGCTTGTCGGGGAAGTTGGAGAACTGATCAAGGCAAGTAAGGAGAAAGACAAGAAAATTGCTGAGCTGGAGGAACAGCTTCTTCACTATGAAGCGAAGGAGATCCTTTCAGCGTCCAAAGAACAGTCAGTGATTCAGCGCGTTTTCAACAATCGTCCAATCAAGACGCTTCAGTCTCTAGGGAAAGCCATCATCGAAGAAGCTCCTGAAGCGTATGTGATTCTCATCAGTGAACAGGAAGAACAACTGCAGTTCGTGCTTGCTCGCGGAGATCACATCGATCGTAATATGAACCACGTAGCCAAACAAGCGATGCCCCTTATCGAAGGAAAAGGCGGAGGTAAACCTAACTTTGTTCAAGGTGGAGGAAAGAGACTGATAGATGGAGTGGCTTTTGCTGGTCAAGTCCAAACCCTATTATGA
- a CDS encoding ATP-dependent 6-phosphofructokinase — protein sequence MDRIGVLTSGADAPGMNAAIRSVVRSGIYYGVEMVGIKYGFQGLLNETLEKMEASSVGSIIQRGGTILQSYTCDEIHTDAGQEKAIENLHKQGIDSLVVIGGREDLAVAASLQKKNFPCVGIPATIDNDIPGVAEAIGFDTGLNTIIDYIDRLRDTASSHEKSSIIEVMGRDTGNLALWSGLAGGAENILIPEKKEDMNTIIDQIKSGPSRDKRYSIIIVAEGSGMNGIDLNAKLKEEAGIESRVTVLGHTQRGGAPTARDRVLASRLGAHAIDLLLSKESGKVVGLKNNTLESYAFDHVFSQTSQIDEGMYELLGRMSI from the coding sequence ATGGATAGAATCGGTGTGTTGACGAGTGGAGCAGATGCTCCCGGAATGAACGCAGCCATACGATCAGTCGTGAGATCAGGAATCTATTACGGCGTTGAAATGGTTGGAATCAAGTATGGTTTTCAAGGTCTGTTGAATGAAACGTTGGAGAAAATGGAGGCATCATCTGTAGGCTCTATTATTCAACGTGGAGGGACAATCCTGCAATCCTACACATGTGATGAGATTCACACGGATGCAGGTCAGGAGAAAGCCATTGAAAATCTGCACAAACAAGGAATCGATTCCTTAGTTGTGATTGGTGGAAGAGAAGACTTAGCAGTCGCTGCTTCGTTACAAAAAAAGAACTTTCCATGTGTCGGCATCCCGGCTACGATTGATAACGATATCCCGGGTGTAGCTGAGGCCATCGGCTTTGATACAGGGTTAAATACAATCATTGATTATATTGATCGCCTTCGTGATACGGCGTCTTCTCATGAAAAATCCTCAATTATTGAAGTGATGGGAAGAGATACAGGGAATCTGGCGTTATGGTCAGGGCTTGCTGGTGGAGCCGAGAATATTTTGATCCCTGAGAAAAAAGAGGACATGAACACCATTATAGATCAGATCAAAAGTGGACCTTCCAGGGACAAAAGATATAGTATCATCATAGTAGCTGAAGGTAGTGGTATGAATGGAATCGATCTCAATGCCAAGTTGAAAGAAGAAGCAGGGATTGAATCCCGTGTCACTGTTCTAGGCCACACACAGCGCGGGGGAGCTCCAACGGCGAGAGATCGAGTGCTGGCCAGTCGATTAGGGGCACACGCTATTGATCTGCTGCTCTCAAAGGAATCCGGCAAGGTCGTCGGTCTGAAAAACAATACCCTTGAGAGCTATGCATTCGACCATGTCTTTTCACAAACGTCTCAAATTGATGAAGGTATGTATGAGTTATTAGGGAGAATGTCTATATAG
- a CDS encoding YfhE family protein: MKSKAQISKEKRSTLTKAQEVKFQQAFKRANKIVENTRMK; encoded by the coding sequence ATGAAATCGAAAGCCCAAATTTCCAAAGAAAAAAGAAGTACATTAACGAAAGCACAAGAAGTAAAGTTCCAGCAAGCATTTAAAAGAGCGAATAAAATCGTAGAAAACACAAGAATGAAGTAA
- a CDS encoding 2OG-Fe(II) oxygenase, with product MTEDREISIIAKMEDPKIAILGNVVSDAECNELIRLSQNRMNRSKIGSRHEVNDIRTSSSTFLPEDDITTRIERRLAHIMNVPVEHGEGLHILNYKQGHEYKAHYDYFKSKVHAKNNPRISTLVLYLNDVEEGGETYFPQMNLSVSPQKGMGVYFEYFYSDPVINERTLHGGSPVTIGEKWAATMWVRRKQYR from the coding sequence ATGACGGAAGACCGTGAGATTTCCATCATTGCAAAAATGGAAGATCCTAAGATTGCTATATTGGGAAATGTCGTCAGTGATGCAGAATGCAATGAGCTTATCCGTCTTTCTCAAAACCGGATGAACCGTTCAAAAATCGGGTCACGTCATGAAGTGAATGACATTCGGACAAGCAGCAGCACATTTTTACCTGAGGATGATATCACAACACGCATTGAAAGGCGGTTGGCGCATATCATGAATGTACCCGTTGAACATGGAGAAGGACTTCACATCTTGAATTATAAGCAAGGCCATGAATATAAAGCACATTATGATTACTTTAAATCGAAGGTCCATGCAAAGAACAATCCGAGAATCAGTACGCTTGTTCTTTATTTAAACGATGTTGAAGAGGGTGGAGAAACGTACTTTCCACAGATGAATTTATCTGTCTCCCCGCAAAAAGGCATGGGCGTCTATTTCGAATATTTTTATTCCGATCCTGTGATCAATGAACGAACCCTGCATGGAGGATCGCCGGTCACAATCGGGGAAAAATGGGCAGCTACGATGTGGGTGAGAAGAAAACAGTATAGATAA
- a CDS encoding cupin domain-containing protein, with protein sequence MYVGPYTHPYYVNQPVYGYRNPAGYWSAPNQQYGFYNRVTLKDYGSNPFVININEATTQNQNYRTALWTGSNLQVTLMSIPPGGDIGLEVHPSVDQFLRIEQGQGIAQMGESQNNLSFERNVYDDDAIFIPAGTWHNVTNTGNTPLKLYSIYAPPNHPFGTVHVTKADAMAAEEGNGQENGNPVVYGKTPDEWVKYTEYLVDEGLEDVKRGINATHILQEFILMGLLVGKGYTPEKAYETVEEWERTGKSKLLQQSKNM encoded by the coding sequence ATGTATGTTGGACCCTATACGCATCCATATTATGTGAACCAGCCAGTGTATGGTTACAGAAATCCTGCAGGGTACTGGTCTGCACCTAACCAACAATATGGCTTCTATAACAGGGTGACGCTGAAAGATTATGGATCCAATCCATTCGTCATCAATATCAATGAAGCGACGACGCAAAATCAAAACTATCGTACGGCTTTATGGACGGGATCAAATTTACAAGTAACCTTAATGAGTATTCCTCCAGGCGGAGATATTGGGTTAGAAGTGCATCCAAGTGTCGATCAGTTCCTGCGTATTGAACAGGGGCAGGGGATTGCTCAAATGGGCGAGAGTCAAAACAATTTAAGTTTTGAAAGAAATGTCTATGATGATGACGCCATTTTCATTCCTGCTGGAACATGGCACAATGTAACCAATACAGGGAATACGCCACTTAAGCTCTATTCAATCTATGCTCCTCCCAATCATCCATTTGGTACGGTTCATGTGACCAAAGCAGATGCCATGGCTGCGGAAGAAGGAAACGGGCAGGAGAATGGAAATCCCGTTGTATATGGGAAGACTCCAGACGAATGGGTGAAGTACACGGAATACTTGGTGGATGAAGGGTTAGAAGATGTTAAAAGAGGGATCAATGCTACGCACATCCTTCAAGAATTCATCTTAATGGGATTGCTTGTAGGGAAGGGATATACTCCTGAAAAAGCATATGAAACAGTAGAAGAGTGGGAAAGGACAGGAAAGTCAAAACTTCTACAACAAAGTAAAAACATGTAG
- a CDS encoding type IA DNA topoisomerase, translating into MTRVVILAEKPSQAKAYAEAFTIQEKTKTYIVLKPDDTFPNGATITWGVGHLVELKEPHDYKPEWKRWKLDQLPIVPDRFLEKVSKGKWEQFKEVKRLFQQADVLVNAADVDREGSNIFYSILRLTGVKGKPVRRLWINSLEKDEVRKGFNNLRNNEKDLRMFDEAKARQISDWMVGINASRLFTLHLQKKGFGSYLTIGRVQSPTVYLIYQRHKEIENFVSEPFYQIEGLFQSEEGSYKGLAEIKEKDKAKVQELMDKHGLKEKVDHQGMVQRVDKKTKHQKSPKLHSLSTLQSVANRRWKYTPSQVLKTMQKLYEKKLVSYPRTDCNYITESEFSYLVNNLKSYQDPLNASFTPISLKPRKRYVDSTKVQEHYAIIPTKSIPTEKKLNGLSREERNIYTEVLATTLAMFHSDYVYEETTIFTHVHDLPFKSTGRREVHQGWKELFPKPSKAKQEKDALLPNVQKGEEVGARLHIKESMTQPPKPYTEGQLINMMKTCGKLMDDEGDVEILKEVEGLGTEATRSSIIETIKAQKYIEVKKNNVYVTAKGITLCEAIEGTLLSSPSMTAKWESYLKKIGSGEGSKQMFIKQTSQFIEKLIQETPDSIQQVQIRNTGEKKKWNTPIAKCPACQTGSIMDRYKFYACSEYKKGCKVSFPKRLAGKSLSANMIKTLCEKKRTKVLKGFKGKKTFSTALTLDEDFKIKFDFKKKAEEKS; encoded by the coding sequence ATGACACGAGTGGTCATCTTAGCGGAAAAACCCTCTCAGGCAAAAGCATATGCAGAGGCTTTTACAATACAGGAAAAAACGAAAACGTATATTGTACTTAAACCGGATGATACCTTCCCGAACGGGGCGACGATCACGTGGGGCGTCGGTCATCTAGTGGAATTGAAAGAACCGCATGACTATAAACCGGAATGGAAGCGCTGGAAGCTTGATCAGTTGCCGATTGTTCCGGATCGATTTCTTGAAAAAGTATCAAAAGGGAAGTGGGAGCAGTTTAAAGAGGTCAAGCGGCTGTTCCAACAAGCGGACGTGCTTGTGAATGCGGCCGATGTCGACCGGGAAGGGTCGAACATTTTTTACAGCATTCTCCGTTTAACAGGCGTGAAGGGGAAACCTGTTCGCCGGCTGTGGATCAATTCCCTTGAGAAGGACGAAGTGCGTAAGGGATTTAACAATCTACGAAACAATGAAAAAGACTTACGTATGTTTGATGAAGCGAAAGCCCGTCAAATCAGTGATTGGATGGTAGGGATCAACGCGAGTCGTCTGTTCACACTGCATTTGCAGAAGAAAGGCTTCGGAAGTTACTTAACGATCGGCCGTGTGCAATCGCCGACGGTGTACTTGATTTACCAGAGGCACAAGGAAATTGAGAACTTTGTGTCCGAGCCTTTTTACCAAATCGAGGGGCTTTTTCAATCAGAGGAAGGTTCCTACAAGGGACTGGCTGAAATTAAGGAAAAGGATAAAGCTAAGGTCCAGGAGCTTATGGACAAGCATGGGCTGAAGGAAAAGGTAGACCACCAGGGGATGGTCCAGCGTGTAGACAAAAAGACGAAGCATCAAAAATCCCCGAAGCTGCATTCGCTTTCCACGTTGCAAAGTGTTGCGAACAGACGTTGGAAGTACACACCGTCACAAGTGTTGAAGACGATGCAGAAGCTCTATGAGAAAAAACTAGTCTCCTATCCGCGAACCGACTGTAATTACATCACGGAAAGCGAGTTCTCTTATTTAGTGAACAACCTGAAGTCCTACCAAGATCCACTTAACGCTTCTTTCACCCCTATCTCTTTAAAACCAAGGAAGCGATATGTCGACAGCACGAAAGTTCAGGAGCACTATGCCATCATCCCGACGAAGTCCATTCCGACGGAAAAGAAACTGAATGGGCTGAGCCGCGAGGAACGCAACATATATACAGAAGTCTTAGCGACGACGCTCGCGATGTTCCATAGTGATTACGTCTATGAAGAGACAACGATCTTCACCCATGTCCATGACCTTCCTTTCAAATCGACAGGACGGAGAGAAGTCCACCAAGGTTGGAAAGAGCTTTTCCCTAAGCCGTCGAAAGCGAAACAGGAAAAAGATGCGCTGCTTCCGAATGTTCAAAAAGGGGAAGAGGTAGGCGCGCGCCTTCATATTAAAGAAAGTATGACGCAGCCGCCGAAGCCCTATACCGAAGGCCAGCTGATCAACATGATGAAAACGTGTGGAAAGCTCATGGATGACGAGGGAGACGTGGAGATCCTGAAAGAGGTGGAAGGCCTCGGGACTGAAGCGACCCGCTCAAGCATCATTGAAACGATCAAGGCGCAAAAATACATTGAAGTGAAAAAGAACAACGTCTACGTCACGGCTAAAGGCATCACACTTTGTGAAGCTATCGAAGGGACGCTGTTATCGAGCCCTTCCATGACCGCCAAGTGGGAGTCGTATTTGAAGAAAATCGGAAGTGGCGAAGGCTCGAAACAAATGTTCATCAAGCAGACGAGCCAGTTTATTGAAAAACTGATCCAGGAGACCCCTGATTCCATTCAACAGGTTCAAATCCGGAATACAGGTGAAAAGAAAAAGTGGAATACCCCCATTGCCAAATGCCCGGCCTGCCAGACGGGTTCCATTATGGACCGTTACAAGTTTTATGCGTGTTCCGAATACAAAAAAGGGTGTAAGGTAAGTTTTCCGAAAAGGTTGGCAGGGAAGTCGCTGAGTGCAAATATGATTAAAACGCTTTGCGAGAAAAAACGTACGAAGGTATTAAAAGGGTTTAAGGGAAAGAAGACGTTCAGTACGGCTCTAACACTGGATGAAGATTTCAAAATTAAATTCGATTTTAAAAAGAAAGCAGAAGAAAAAAGTTAA
- a CDS encoding iron-containing alcohol dehydrogenase, which translates to MDVPNTLQEFGVSEELFKEHVDTMAENAVEDPCTGTNPRETSVEEMKKLFVAAYYGQDVDF; encoded by the coding sequence ATGGACGTACCAAATACACTGCAGGAATTTGGTGTGTCCGAAGAGTTATTCAAAGAACATGTGGATACGATGGCTGAAAATGCGGTAGAAGATCCGTGTACAGGAACGAATCCGCGTGAAACATCCGTAGAAGAAATGAAAAAGCTTTTTGTCGCCGCTTATTATGGGCAGGATGTAGATTTTTAA
- a CDS encoding iron-containing alcohol dehydrogenase, protein MNRFTIPRDIYFSENALDILKSVEGKKALLVIGGGSVKENGNLETIENNLAEANIETKLIEGIKEEPSTKLVQEHLDTVMSFEPDWIIGIGGGSPMDAAKAFWLFYEHPNLSFEDATKPFELPELRSKAKFIGIPTTSGTASEISNLSVITDSETGVKYPLASFELTPDLAIIDPVMVESMPKRVTAYSGMDAVTHSIEAYVAKPRTTFTDALAKEAAEILKEHLLSSYKGDKESREKVHYAQAMAGMAFSNAVLGNVHSLAHKSGPTFGVPHGCANAIYLPYVIQFNRSVVEDRFAALAKRIGLKGQNDQELVDALIEWVREFES, encoded by the coding sequence ATGAACCGTTTTACAATTCCGCGCGACATTTATTTTAGTGAGAACGCTCTTGATATATTGAAATCTGTAGAAGGAAAGAAAGCCTTACTTGTGATTGGTGGAGGTTCCGTTAAAGAAAACGGGAACCTCGAAACGATTGAAAACAATCTAGCAGAAGCGAATATAGAGACCAAGCTTATTGAAGGGATAAAAGAAGAACCTTCCACGAAGCTTGTACAAGAACATCTGGACACAGTGATGAGTTTTGAACCTGATTGGATCATAGGTATAGGCGGTGGCTCACCGATGGATGCGGCTAAAGCCTTTTGGTTGTTCTATGAACATCCGAATCTAAGTTTCGAAGACGCGACCAAACCGTTTGAGCTGCCCGAACTTCGTTCCAAAGCGAAATTCATCGGTATTCCAACGACAAGTGGAACAGCATCGGAGATCTCCAACCTTTCCGTCATTACCGATTCAGAAACAGGGGTGAAATATCCGTTAGCCAGCTTTGAACTGACGCCTGATTTAGCCATCATCGACCCTGTAATGGTTGAATCTATGCCCAAACGTGTAACGGCATACAGCGGTATGGATGCTGTCACCCACAGCATTGAAGCCTATGTAGCGAAACCAAGAACAACTTTTACAGATGCGCTTGCAAAAGAAGCGGCCGAAATTTTGAAAGAACATCTTCTTTCCTCCTATAAAGGAGATAAAGAAAGCCGTGAAAAAGTCCACTATGCCCAGGCAATGGCAGGTATGGCCTTCTCTAATGCGGTATTAGGCAACGTACACAGCTTAGCCCATAAGAGTGGACCAACGTTCGGAGTACCGCATGGCTGTGCCAATGCGATTTATCTTCCTTATGTTATCCAATTCAACAGAAGTGTTGTAGAAGATCGTTTTGCCGCTTTAGCGAAAAGAATCGGTTTGAAAGGGCAGAATGATCAGGAACTCGTCGATGCTCTTATTGAATGGGTCCGGGAGTTTGAATCGTGA
- a CDS encoding alpha/beta fold hydrolase: protein MNTNESYIEVAPGVELFIQETGTGDPLVFIPGFTFTTEVFSEQVKHFSKTHRTIVIDPRSHGRSTMTVHGNDYVTHGTDLQKVLKELKVENPTLVGWSFGCLTVWEYIRQFGSDEIKSLILIDMPPKSLSLKEDEDWVEGPLDDLAAAYTNYLRHPKGQREFISAYATGVMVQRELKKEELTWMVEQSLKTPYYIASNLFSSGLFSDYRKEAAQSSGSVPTLFVVAEHWGETATAYLNKLTPSASVKTLGGHLMFWEHCEKFNQIVERFLGESASN from the coding sequence ATGAACACGAATGAAAGTTATATTGAAGTGGCCCCGGGGGTTGAGTTATTCATTCAAGAAACCGGAACTGGAGACCCCCTTGTATTCATTCCGGGTTTTACATTCACAACGGAAGTCTTCTCCGAACAGGTGAAACACTTCTCAAAAACACACCGCACGATCGTCATTGATCCCCGGAGCCATGGCCGTTCAACCATGACCGTCCACGGAAATGATTACGTCACCCATGGGACGGACTTACAAAAAGTGTTAAAGGAATTAAAAGTAGAGAATCCAACGCTCGTGGGCTGGTCTTTTGGTTGCCTAACGGTGTGGGAGTACATCCGCCAGTTCGGAAGCGATGAAATCAAGTCCCTCATTCTGATTGATATGCCGCCAAAATCTTTATCACTGAAAGAAGACGAGGATTGGGTGGAAGGTCCACTTGATGACTTGGCTGCAGCGTATACGAACTACCTCCGTCATCCAAAAGGACAGAGAGAATTCATCTCGGCCTATGCCACCGGGGTCATGGTACAACGGGAACTGAAAAAAGAAGAATTGACTTGGATGGTAGAGCAATCCCTAAAAACCCCTTACTATATTGCGTCCAACTTATTCTCTTCCGGTCTCTTTTCGGATTATCGAAAAGAGGCAGCGCAAAGCAGTGGATCTGTTCCAACGCTTTTCGTTGTTGCCGAACATTGGGGAGAGACAGCGACCGCTTACCTTAACAAGCTGACCCCTTCCGCTTCAGTGAAGACTCTCGGAGGACATCTTATGTTTTGGGAGCATTGTGAGAAGTTCAATCAGATCGTTGAAAGATTTTTAGGAGAATCTGCGAGTAACTGA
- a CDS encoding staygreen family protein: MKRLDPDKLFVEFRPCVTKTEPLLGRRYTLTHSDVTAELFLTIGWTYAYDKITPMRDEVLAEWRIDHGSPYLFVYVYVDGQYGSNQSTIRDTIFRRELPLALEAIRYGDQSLFKAYPELDLAPIFIRFDSINPRYNRYEYWGTPKDYQ; encoded by the coding sequence TTGAAAAGGCTTGATCCAGACAAACTTTTCGTTGAGTTTAGACCATGTGTTACAAAAACAGAACCTCTGTTAGGTCGGAGGTACACATTAACCCATTCTGACGTGACTGCCGAACTTTTTCTCACTATAGGATGGACGTATGCCTATGACAAGATCACCCCCATGAGAGATGAAGTGCTTGCCGAATGGAGGATAGATCATGGTTCTCCTTATCTCTTTGTCTATGTTTATGTGGATGGACAATATGGATCCAATCAATCAACCATTCGCGATACTATTTTCAGACGCGAATTGCCATTAGCACTTGAAGCGATCAGATATGGAGACCAGTCCCTCTTTAAAGCCTATCCCGAATTGGATCTTGCACCAATTTTCATACGTTTTGACTCTATAAATCCCCGTTACAATCGATATGAGTATTGGGGTACCCCAAAGGATTATCAGTAG